Proteins encoded together in one Terriglobus saanensis SP1PR4 window:
- a CDS encoding shikimate kinase — MATTTVPLPLTPVPHSLPSQLKRIVLTGFMGAGKTTAGRRLAAALHWDFLDIDALLEERHGSTIADIFNTHGEDTFRRFESHAIAHALGHRNTVIALGGGAPEVLTNRLLLEQTPATAVVFLDAGFPALFDRCMLQPDAAVRPNLADPVAAEARFRARLPLYRRIARITVATEGKTPDETVITIQERLQNL; from the coding sequence ATGGCCACCACAACCGTTCCGCTACCATTAACCCCAGTGCCTCATTCCCTGCCATCGCAACTAAAACGCATCGTCCTCACCGGGTTCATGGGAGCGGGTAAAACCACCGCTGGCCGTCGCCTCGCCGCCGCACTCCACTGGGACTTCCTCGATATAGATGCCCTCCTTGAAGAGCGCCACGGTTCCACGATTGCGGACATCTTCAACACCCACGGCGAAGACACCTTCCGCCGCTTCGAATCGCACGCCATCGCGCACGCCCTGGGCCATCGGAATACGGTGATTGCATTGGGCGGCGGTGCTCCGGAGGTCCTCACCAACCGCCTTCTTCTGGAACAGACCCCCGCCACTGCCGTCGTCTTCCTCGACGCAGGCTTCCCTGCTCTCTTCGACCGTTGCATGCTCCAGCCCGACGCTGCCGTCCGCCCGAATCTTGCCGATCCCGTTGCCGCCGAGGCCCGCTTCCGCGCCCGCCTCCCCTTGTACCGCCGCATCGCACGAATCACCGTGGCCACAGAAGGAAAGACCCCCGACGAGACCGTCATCACCATTCAGGAACGCTTACAGAATCTATAG
- a CDS encoding DUF420 domain-containing protein — translation MTSSKASPAPQIHTPTSIIWLILAISAAASAFIFWLVYVHPPIDADRSQFKFLPTVNAICNSLSAIALVFGYWFIRQRKIRQHRASMFTAFVFSTIFLVSYLANHALHGEYHLPIAHTGPLWHSYLALLISHIFLSVVALPLVLITFFFSLSERFVLHRKIARYTFPIWLYVSVTGVAVYLMQAAISR, via the coding sequence ATGACGAGCAGCAAAGCCTCCCCTGCACCCCAGATCCACACACCGACTTCGATCATCTGGTTGATTCTCGCGATCTCGGCAGCTGCCAGCGCCTTCATCTTCTGGCTCGTGTATGTCCATCCTCCCATCGACGCAGACAGAAGCCAGTTCAAGTTTCTGCCCACGGTGAATGCGATCTGCAACTCGCTCTCCGCGATTGCCCTCGTCTTCGGCTATTGGTTCATTCGGCAGCGAAAAATCCGTCAGCACCGCGCGTCGATGTTTACCGCCTTCGTCTTCTCCACGATCTTCCTGGTCTCGTATCTCGCCAACCACGCGCTCCACGGCGAATACCACCTGCCCATCGCGCACACCGGCCCCCTTTGGCACAGCTACCTGGCACTGCTGATCTCGCATATCTTTCTCTCAGTCGTAGCCCTTCCGCTCGTCCTCATCACCTTCTTCTTCTCTCTGTCGGAGCGGTTCGTCCTTCACCGTAAGATCGCCCGCTACACCTTTCCCATCTGGCTTTACGTGTCTGTAACCGGCGTCGCCGTGTACCTGATGCAGGCTGCGATCAGCAGATGA
- a CDS encoding vitamin K epoxide reductase family protein, whose protein sequence is MRVTRILIALLALAGAVVSVLALRIHMQDPNAAPPCAVTENWDCGAVNHSRFAVFPPRSFDENPQAKGHIPIAAFGIVGYLLIAVLALFGFDFWAFEAAQVGFFFALILTFLEKYVLEKWCIYCVWSQGIIAVTLLLAAINLWLSRRAARPGLHLRAQGGEIHVA, encoded by the coding sequence ATGCGAGTTACACGAATTCTTATTGCATTGCTGGCCCTGGCCGGCGCCGTCGTATCCGTTCTGGCACTCCGCATTCATATGCAGGACCCCAACGCCGCTCCACCGTGCGCGGTAACCGAAAACTGGGACTGTGGAGCAGTGAATCATTCGCGTTTTGCGGTCTTTCCGCCGCGCAGCTTCGACGAAAATCCCCAAGCGAAGGGCCATATTCCGATTGCCGCTTTTGGCATCGTGGGCTATCTGCTGATTGCCGTGCTCGCACTCTTCGGTTTCGACTTCTGGGCCTTTGAAGCCGCGCAGGTTGGATTCTTCTTTGCGCTGATTCTTACCTTCCTCGAGAAATACGTCCTGGAGAAGTGGTGCATTTACTGCGTATGGTCGCAGGGGATTATCGCTGTGACCCTGCTACTGGCAGCGATCAATCTGTGGCTGTCGCGCAGAGCGGCACGACCCGGCCTGCATCTCCGTGCCCAGGGAGGAGAGATTCATGTGGCCTAA
- the aroE gene encoding shikimate dehydrogenase gives MPIAAKNAGEMLDRAAEVGRETPFLELRLDSLEKPQLVTGRLKQFLSDRPLITMIATCRRKANGGDFAGSAEEQMEHLLASAKSGCQIVDMEVETAEALKATALDKLRDAGCVVMLSFHDFKGTPDLDAVYDRMAKFSPDFYKIVPTAKSLPDNLKVTALLEKHAEDANVVALAMGNFGVLTRILGPRFGSVFTFGAATVGEETAPGQVAARTLTELYRMDGIEASTRIYGVAGSPVTSSLSPLMINTAFRRETVNAVYVALETGDVKDLLKVMEKLPIHGVSVTMPLKTDILAHLEKTDPLSAKIGACNTVVRAQDGKLYGFNTDVGGIVGPLERRVPLRGAKVLVLGAGGVARAAVFGLKDKGAEVSILNRTPEKAQKLARQAGAKVMRRDQLAKTRFDVVINATPYGMLGQKIAAPISAEELNTGLLFDLVYNPIETPLVRLARSKNIAVVLGVEMFVQQGARQFEIWTGKPAPQEEMLRVVLHALKQQAEANMPPVPVPVAPVVEKPVAPVVEKPAPPVVENPTAPIVPKPAPAVEKPALEKKIEPKPVPVPVQAKPVLKAPVKTVSTKAAIPVAAKKVAPKKAVARKPVVTKPAVKKAVAKKSVAKKVALKKSVAKKAAPVKVAAKKAPTKKAVVKKAVTKKVVAKKLVPKKAAAPVKKAPPRKVAEKKAPLKKSTKKR, from the coding sequence GTGCCCATAGCAGCCAAAAACGCGGGCGAGATGCTCGACCGCGCGGCCGAAGTGGGACGGGAGACGCCCTTTCTGGAGCTCCGGCTCGACTCGCTGGAGAAGCCGCAACTGGTTACCGGCAGACTAAAACAGTTTCTGTCCGACCGCCCCCTGATCACCATGATCGCGACCTGTCGCCGCAAAGCGAATGGCGGCGACTTTGCCGGTTCCGCAGAAGAGCAGATGGAGCATCTACTGGCGTCCGCGAAGAGCGGCTGCCAGATCGTGGACATGGAGGTCGAAACAGCCGAGGCGCTGAAGGCAACTGCGCTGGACAAGCTTCGCGATGCAGGATGCGTCGTCATGCTTAGCTTTCACGACTTCAAGGGCACGCCCGACCTGGATGCCGTATACGACCGGATGGCGAAGTTTTCCCCGGATTTCTACAAGATTGTGCCCACGGCGAAGTCTCTTCCCGACAACCTGAAGGTCACGGCCCTCCTGGAAAAGCATGCCGAAGATGCCAACGTGGTGGCATTGGCGATGGGTAATTTTGGCGTTCTAACACGGATTCTGGGACCTCGTTTTGGATCGGTCTTCACCTTTGGAGCGGCCACGGTCGGCGAAGAGACAGCCCCCGGACAGGTAGCAGCGCGGACGTTGACTGAGCTCTACCGTATGGACGGGATCGAAGCTTCGACCCGCATCTACGGTGTGGCTGGATCCCCGGTGACCAGTTCCCTGTCGCCTCTGATGATCAATACCGCCTTCCGGCGCGAGACGGTGAATGCTGTCTATGTGGCGCTGGAGACAGGCGATGTGAAGGACCTGCTCAAGGTCATGGAGAAGCTGCCGATTCATGGCGTCTCCGTCACCATGCCTTTGAAGACGGATATTCTTGCGCACCTGGAGAAGACCGACCCACTGAGCGCAAAGATCGGCGCATGCAACACGGTCGTGCGGGCGCAGGATGGGAAGCTCTATGGCTTCAACACGGACGTTGGTGGCATCGTTGGTCCGCTGGAGCGTCGCGTTCCTCTGCGCGGAGCCAAAGTACTCGTGCTGGGCGCGGGTGGCGTAGCGCGTGCCGCTGTCTTTGGACTGAAGGACAAGGGTGCCGAGGTCAGCATCCTAAATCGCACCCCCGAAAAGGCGCAGAAGCTGGCGCGCCAGGCCGGAGCCAAGGTCATGCGGCGCGATCAGCTGGCGAAGACGCGATTTGACGTCGTGATCAACGCAACGCCTTACGGCATGCTGGGGCAGAAGATTGCAGCGCCTATCTCCGCCGAGGAGTTGAATACTGGCTTGCTCTTCGACCTCGTCTACAACCCGATTGAGACGCCGCTGGTTCGTCTGGCGCGATCCAAGAACATTGCGGTCGTGCTGGGCGTGGAGATGTTTGTGCAGCAGGGTGCGCGTCAGTTCGAGATCTGGACGGGCAAGCCCGCACCGCAGGAAGAGATGTTGCGCGTTGTGCTCCACGCACTGAAGCAGCAGGCCGAGGCAAACATGCCTCCGGTTCCCGTTCCCGTGGCTCCCGTAGTGGAAAAGCCGGTGGCTCCTGTGGTGGAGAAACCAGCGCCTCCTGTTGTAGAAAATCCAACCGCTCCCATCGTTCCCAAGCCTGCTCCGGCGGTGGAGAAGCCAGCACTGGAAAAGAAAATCGAGCCCAAGCCTGTGCCTGTGCCGGTGCAGGCGAAGCCCGTCCTGAAAGCTCCCGTCAAGACGGTTTCGACTAAAGCTGCAATCCCGGTCGCGGCAAAGAAAGTAGCGCCCAAGAAGGCTGTTGCCAGAAAGCCGGTCGTCACAAAGCCTGCCGTGAAGAAAGCTGTGGCCAAAAAGTCGGTGGCGAAGAAAGTGGCCTTGAAGAAGTCCGTTGCCAAAAAGGCCGCGCCCGTCAAAGTAGCCGCAAAGAAAGCACCCACCAAGAAAGCGGTTGTAAAGAAAGCAGTCACAAAAAAAGTAGTGGCAAAGAAGCTGGTTCCTAAGAAAGCCGCTGCACCTGTAAAGAAAGCGCCACCCAGGAAGGTGGCGGAAAAGAAAGCTCCTCTCAAGAAGTCTACGAAGAAGCGCTAG
- a CDS encoding single-stranded DNA-binding protein, whose translation MAKGVNKVMLLGNVGKDPEMRASQSGMVIASFSLATADRQKDQTGNWVDKTEWHNLVCFGRTAEIVRDYVKKGTQLFVEGKIQTRSWDDKESGQKKYRTEILVNELSLLGSRQGGESGGGSSYSASGGGASSYSKSTASFDQRPSQPQEDYADAGITDDDIPF comes from the coding sequence ATGGCAAAGGGCGTCAACAAAGTTATGCTCCTCGGCAACGTCGGAAAAGACCCGGAGATGCGCGCCTCGCAGAGTGGCATGGTGATCGCCAGCTTCTCCCTGGCCACCGCCGACCGGCAGAAAGACCAGACCGGCAACTGGGTCGACAAGACCGAGTGGCACAATCTGGTCTGCTTCGGCCGTACTGCCGAAATCGTTCGCGACTACGTTAAAAAGGGCACACAGCTCTTCGTAGAAGGCAAAATTCAGACCCGTTCCTGGGACGATAAGGAATCGGGACAGAAGAAGTACCGTACCGAAATCCTCGTCAACGAACTCTCGCTCCTCGGCAGCCGCCAGGGTGGAGAATCGGGTGGCGGTTCCAGCTACTCCGCCTCCGGTGGAGGAGCCAGCAGCTACAGCAAGAGCACGGCCTCCTTCGATCAGCGCCCGTCGCAGCCGCAGGAAGACTACGCCGACGCTGGGATCACCGACGACGATATCCCCTTCTAA
- a CDS encoding DMT family transporter, translating to MSQKQTSLPIAITAAAVTIFSWASAYPAIRVGLRGFKPVELASLRFFTASLVFLVILAIKRPPLPRGSHLFRIGLAGALGIVIYNLALNAGELTVSPVTASFLINCMPVFAALLGVTFLAERLSPIGWFAIVLSFTGATIIAFATPNGFHFGVGAVLILLAALCASVMGTLQKTLLRTYPSISITACLMFTGAIILSPYLPEALKVAAHGPREPLFAALFLGIFPAAIGYLAWTIALSRFTLNQTASLLNLVPIVTIAISYLWLHEIPALSSFYGGLLAIAGVILLSRYGRAPAGVLSGVR from the coding sequence ATGTCGCAGAAACAGACCTCCCTCCCTATCGCGATCACTGCCGCTGCCGTCACGATCTTTTCCTGGGCCTCCGCTTACCCTGCGATTCGCGTCGGTTTGAGGGGCTTTAAACCGGTGGAACTCGCCTCATTGCGTTTTTTCACGGCATCGCTCGTGTTTCTCGTCATTCTCGCGATCAAAAGGCCGCCACTTCCGCGTGGCAGCCATCTCTTTCGCATTGGTCTTGCTGGAGCCCTGGGGATCGTGATCTACAACCTCGCGCTGAACGCAGGGGAATTGACTGTCTCTCCTGTTACGGCCAGCTTCTTGATTAACTGCATGCCCGTCTTTGCGGCTCTCCTCGGAGTGACTTTTCTAGCGGAGCGCCTCAGTCCGATCGGCTGGTTCGCTATCGTGCTCAGCTTCACAGGGGCGACGATCATTGCGTTTGCCACGCCGAACGGGTTTCACTTCGGGGTTGGAGCCGTACTGATTCTTCTCGCGGCGCTCTGCGCATCCGTTATGGGCACGTTGCAGAAGACGCTGCTGCGCACCTATCCTTCCATCTCAATCACTGCGTGCCTCATGTTTACGGGAGCGATTATTCTTTCGCCCTATCTCCCGGAGGCGCTCAAGGTGGCGGCGCATGGTCCGCGCGAACCGCTCTTTGCCGCGCTCTTCCTGGGGATCTTTCCCGCCGCGATCGGTTATCTCGCCTGGACGATTGCGCTGTCGCGCTTCACCCTCAACCAGACCGCGAGCCTCCTCAACCTCGTTCCCATCGTTACGATTGCTATCTCGTATCTCTGGCTTCATGAGATCCCCGCGTTAAGCAGCTTCTATGGGGGTCTCCTCGCCATCGCAGGGGTCATCCTTCTCAGTCGCTATGGGAGAGCCCCGGCGGGCGTCCTCAGCGGCGTCCGCTAG
- a CDS encoding RNA polymerase sigma factor, with translation MQVQVQGMTTTNATPGLFKRNPPIAGEAEAIEKAKNGDADAFSKLYALHKRRVYTLCLRMLGNVSEAEDMTQEAFLHLYRKLGSFRGESAFSTWLHRLTVNLVLMHLRKKGLQLVSLEETINPSEEDAPKRDFGSRDPHLSGSVDRVALERAVATLPPGYRLVFVLHDVEGFEHNEIAGMLECSTGNSKSQLHKARLKLREILRQNEQAMPKQEAAK, from the coding sequence ATGCAGGTGCAAGTTCAAGGAATGACCACAACCAACGCAACGCCCGGCTTATTTAAGCGGAACCCTCCCATCGCGGGCGAAGCAGAAGCGATCGAGAAAGCAAAAAACGGCGACGCCGATGCTTTCTCCAAGCTTTACGCCCTGCATAAGCGTCGCGTTTACACGCTTTGCCTCCGTATGCTCGGCAATGTCTCTGAAGCCGAGGACATGACCCAAGAGGCCTTCCTCCATCTGTATCGCAAACTCGGCAGTTTCCGTGGCGAAAGCGCCTTCTCTACCTGGCTGCATCGCCTGACGGTGAACCTAGTCCTGATGCACCTGCGCAAGAAGGGCCTGCAGCTCGTCTCGCTCGAAGAGACCATCAATCCCTCCGAGGAAGATGCGCCCAAGCGTGATTTCGGCAGCCGCGACCCTCATCTTTCCGGCTCCGTGGACCGTGTCGCGCTGGAACGTGCCGTCGCGACCCTGCCTCCCGGGTATCGCCTTGTCTTCGTCCTGCACGATGTCGAAGGCTTCGAGCATAACGAGATCGCGGGCATGCTCGAATGCTCTACCGGAAATAGCAAATCACAGTTGCACAAGGCTCGGCTGAAGCTCCGCGAAATCCTTCGTCAGAACGAACAGGCCATGCCAAAGCAGGAGGCCGCGAAGTGA
- the pgeF gene encoding peptidoglycan editing factor PgeF has translation MTRKTVSSLESPAAIRGVDDLLASIGLTHGTRSSRKGTWTEGARKPVGKKKKLAAETTKVPTPKIDFDFSSLLAKAPAVVHGFSTRSGGVTRVYRPGLPKSQGDLNLGFTSHDERKNVEANRTRMMQALLGKEAKDWKLVTLQQRHTPVVRVLRDTEATHLRGDAVMTDLPHRLLGVMTADCIPVLLYDRKNGAVAAFHAGWRGTLARIVERGVGTMKIEYGTDPKDIVAAIGAGIGPCCYSVGEEVRHEFESQFAYAPELFSDVYESEPIRDKYPLLFMTARAPGHSPIGPQLHLDLWEANRRQLLDAGISAKKISVVGTCTACGTSRYFSHRTEEGFTGRMMSVIGVR, from the coding sequence GTGACCCGAAAAACCGTTTCATCTTTAGAAAGTCCAGCAGCCATTCGCGGCGTGGACGACCTCCTCGCCTCCATCGGACTGACCCACGGCACACGTTCCAGCCGCAAAGGAACCTGGACCGAAGGCGCGCGCAAACCTGTCGGCAAAAAGAAGAAGCTGGCCGCAGAAACGACTAAAGTTCCAACACCGAAGATCGACTTCGATTTCTCTTCCCTTCTGGCAAAGGCCCCTGCGGTCGTTCACGGATTTTCCACCCGCTCCGGTGGTGTGACCCGCGTCTATCGTCCCGGCTTACCCAAGTCGCAGGGCGATCTGAATCTCGGCTTCACCTCGCACGATGAGCGCAAGAATGTCGAAGCCAACCGCACGCGGATGATGCAAGCCCTTTTGGGCAAGGAAGCCAAAGACTGGAAGCTCGTAACGCTGCAGCAGCGTCACACACCCGTCGTGCGTGTCCTGCGGGATACCGAGGCGACCCACCTTCGCGGCGACGCCGTAATGACTGACCTCCCGCATCGCCTGCTGGGTGTCATGACCGCCGACTGTATTCCTGTTCTGCTCTACGACCGCAAGAACGGCGCGGTCGCAGCATTTCATGCTGGCTGGCGAGGCACGCTCGCGCGCATCGTGGAGCGCGGTGTGGGCACCATGAAGATCGAATACGGCACCGACCCGAAGGACATCGTCGCCGCCATCGGCGCGGGCATCGGCCCCTGCTGCTACTCGGTAGGCGAAGAGGTCCGTCACGAGTTCGAATCGCAGTTTGCCTATGCTCCAGAGCTCTTCAGCGACGTCTACGAATCCGAACCGATCCGCGACAAATATCCTCTGCTCTTCATGACAGCGCGCGCTCCCGGACATTCCCCAATTGGTCCGCAACTACACCTCGATCTCTGGGAAGCGAACCGCCGCCAGTTGCTCGACGCTGGCATCTCGGCCAAGAAGATCTCTGTGGTTGGAACCTGCACCGCGTGCGGAACCTCACGCTACTTCTCGCATCGCACCGAAGAGGGCTTCACTGGACGCATGATGTCCGTCATTGGCGTTCGCTAG
- the cyaY gene encoding iron donor protein CyaY — MIDEATFRRLSDSVLEDLKQSLIEAEEDGGFEAEEKNGVLNVLFEDDSAKFVFTPNTPVRQIWISAISTSFKLEYNQTTEAFTLPKTGETLKPLTQRLLREHTGNQDIVLV; from the coding sequence ATGATCGACGAAGCTACGTTCCGCCGCCTTTCCGACTCTGTCCTCGAAGACCTGAAGCAGTCCCTGATCGAGGCTGAGGAAGACGGTGGATTTGAAGCCGAAGAAAAGAACGGCGTCCTGAACGTGCTCTTTGAAGACGACAGCGCCAAGTTTGTCTTCACGCCAAACACGCCCGTGCGCCAGATCTGGATCTCCGCCATCTCCACCAGCTTCAAGCTGGAGTACAACCAGACCACAGAGGCCTTCACGCTGCCCAAGACAGGCGAGACCCTCAAGCCGCTCACGCAGCGCCTCCTGCGCGAACACACGGGCAACCAGGACATCGTCCTCGTTTAG
- the cyoE gene encoding heme o synthase has translation MSATTSIAGQSKSRKAASHTLFSDYGELFKPRVTLMVVITAAAGFYLGCLRSGISPFHIQFINAMIGITAVTCGSGALNQVLERRTDALMPRTRMRPMAAERIGLAHGLIVGFTAIAGGSIFLALTTNYLTGILTLLTAVGYVAVYTPMKRISMAATFLGAFPGALPAIIGWTAARPMIEWPAVALFAIIFVWQFPHFEAIGWLYRDDYALAGIRVTAVVSPKGRATAAQALFYAVLMFPVSLWPVYLGTSGRIYGACAIVLDLIYLAYTIQFTKITRGLPPAVSRNYARTLLRVSVIHLPLLLAAMMLDAVGRIAY, from the coding sequence GTGAGCGCCACCACTTCCATCGCCGGGCAGAGCAAGTCGCGTAAAGCGGCCAGCCACACGCTCTTCTCCGACTATGGCGAACTCTTCAAGCCGCGCGTCACCCTGATGGTCGTCATCACCGCCGCCGCCGGGTTCTATCTCGGCTGCCTGCGCTCCGGCATCAGTCCCTTCCATATTCAGTTCATCAACGCCATGATCGGCATCACCGCCGTTACCTGCGGTTCAGGCGCTCTGAACCAGGTGCTCGAACGCCGCACCGACGCCCTCATGCCCCGCACGCGGATGCGCCCCATGGCGGCGGAGCGCATCGGTCTGGCGCACGGCTTGATCGTCGGCTTTACCGCCATCGCCGGTGGGTCAATCTTTCTCGCGCTCACCACGAACTACCTCACCGGGATCCTGACCCTGCTCACCGCCGTAGGCTACGTCGCCGTCTACACCCCGATGAAGCGCATCAGCATGGCAGCTACTTTTTTGGGAGCCTTCCCGGGAGCGCTTCCGGCCATCATTGGCTGGACCGCCGCCCGCCCCATGATCGAATGGCCCGCCGTCGCACTCTTTGCCATCATCTTCGTCTGGCAGTTCCCTCACTTTGAGGCCATCGGCTGGCTCTATCGCGACGACTACGCCCTCGCCGGCATCCGCGTCACAGCCGTTGTTTCACCCAAAGGCCGGGCCACCGCCGCGCAGGCGCTCTTTTATGCCGTGCTGATGTTCCCGGTCTCGCTCTGGCCCGTCTACCTCGGCACTTCGGGCCGCATCTATGGAGCCTGTGCCATCGTCCTCGATCTCATCTACCTGGCGTACACGATCCAGTTCACGAAGATCACACGCGGTCTTCCCCCAGCGGTCTCACGCAACTACGCCCGCACGCTTCTCCGCGTCAGCGTGATCCACCTCCCCCTTCTCCTCGCCGCCATGATGCTGGACGCGGTGGGTCGTATCGCCTACTAG
- a CDS encoding glycosyltransferase family 2 protein yields the protein MPALSVAIITHNEEANLARTLRSLPEGCEVVVVDSGSTDGTLTVASQYGARVIEQPWLGFAVQKNLALSECTGDWVLSLDADEELSPALRDEIVSLVQGQPLPGKPEAYFVPRKNFFLGRWIRFGGFYPDAKLRLFRKGVASFEPRPVHEVIRFDGASGKLQGALLHHAYPTLSGYLEHMNRYSTLGAEILQQKGKTSASAFDFIAHVFLAPAATFVWNYVFRSGFRDGREGLLLHLYHASYTSWKYAKAWEKAR from the coding sequence ATGCCCGCGCTCTCCGTCGCCATCATCACGCACAACGAAGAGGCCAACCTCGCACGGACGCTCCGCTCTCTTCCGGAGGGCTGTGAGGTCGTTGTGGTGGACTCGGGATCGACCGATGGAACGCTGACCGTTGCGAGTCAATACGGTGCGCGCGTGATTGAGCAGCCGTGGCTGGGTTTCGCAGTGCAAAAGAATCTTGCTCTCTCGGAGTGCACCGGCGACTGGGTGCTTTCGCTCGATGCCGACGAAGAGCTGTCGCCTGCTCTGCGCGACGAGATTGTTTCTCTTGTGCAGGGGCAGCCTCTCCCGGGAAAGCCAGAGGCGTATTTCGTACCGCGAAAGAATTTCTTCCTTGGCCGGTGGATCCGCTTTGGCGGCTTTTATCCCGACGCAAAGCTTCGCCTCTTTCGCAAGGGTGTTGCGAGCTTCGAGCCTCGTCCTGTGCACGAAGTGATTCGTTTCGACGGCGCTTCCGGCAAGTTGCAGGGGGCGCTTCTGCATCATGCCTATCCCACACTGAGTGGATACTTGGAGCACATGAACCGCTACAGCACATTGGGTGCGGAGATATTGCAGCAGAAGGGCAAGACTTCGGCGAGTGCCTTTGATTTCATTGCCCACGTATTCCTGGCACCAGCCGCGACGTTTGTCTGGAACTACGTCTTCCGCAGCGGCTTCCGCGATGGGCGAGAAGGTCTTCTGCTGCACCTGTATCACGCCAGCTACACGAGCTGGAAGTATGCCAAGGCGTGGGAGAAGGCTCGCTAG
- a CDS encoding AI-2E family transporter — MREVRGYIVFTLAMLILLYAGWHLLRVLEIVYVSALFAVVLSPVVAKITTWKIRSWHPSRPIAVVILLVALFGALFLFFRLGLPPVMRDLKEFATDLPARIPVLLARIKNMPLADKLGIENITTRVETAASATAAYIVSSLPLWAEHLFDIVTTIILTVYFILEGDEVYKYFLSTLKTGFRRRMDGMFRVAEERVSRWLIGQLILMGIQGAYSLIVFGALHIRYFVLLGILMGITNIIPIAGNLVTIVIVFGVAAADSWPHAFLVLIFYAAYTQFENAWLTPRIMKQSVDLMGIAVLIALLVGSTLAGIVGALVAVPSAALVAVFADEFLVQKEEALPAPPKV; from the coding sequence GTGCGAGAGGTCCGCGGATACATTGTCTTCACGCTTGCCATGCTTATTCTTCTCTACGCTGGCTGGCATCTTCTCCGCGTCCTTGAAATTGTCTACGTGTCGGCCCTCTTCGCCGTGGTCCTCTCGCCCGTGGTGGCAAAGATCACTACTTGGAAGATTCGCAGCTGGCATCCCTCACGACCCATCGCCGTCGTCATTCTTCTCGTGGCCCTCTTCGGCGCTCTGTTCCTCTTCTTCCGCCTGGGCCTTCCGCCCGTCATGCGAGATTTGAAGGAGTTCGCTACCGATCTGCCTGCGCGTATTCCCGTTCTGCTTGCCCGAATCAAGAACATGCCACTCGCCGACAAGCTAGGCATCGAAAACATTACTACGCGCGTGGAGACTGCCGCCTCCGCAACGGCCGCCTATATCGTGTCTTCCCTGCCCTTGTGGGCGGAACACCTCTTCGATATCGTGACCACGATCATTCTTACGGTCTACTTCATTCTTGAAGGCGACGAGGTCTACAAGTATTTCCTATCTACGCTTAAAACGGGTTTCCGTCGCCGTATGGATGGGATGTTCCGTGTCGCTGAGGAGCGAGTCTCCCGCTGGCTGATCGGACAACTCATCCTGATGGGCATCCAGGGTGCGTACAGCCTGATCGTCTTCGGCGCGCTCCATATCCGCTACTTCGTTCTGCTCGGCATTCTCATGGGCATTACAAACATCATTCCCATCGCGGGAAACCTGGTCACCATCGTGATTGTCTTCGGCGTCGCCGCTGCGGACTCCTGGCCCCACGCTTTCCTGGTGCTCATCTTCTACGCGGCCTATACCCAGTTTGAAAACGCCTGGCTGACGCCGCGCATCATGAAACAGAGCGTTGACCTCATGGGAATCGCAGTCCTGATTGCCCTTCTGGTGGGATCCACGCTCGCCGGGATCGTCGGCGCTCTCGTCGCTGTTCCCTCTGCAGCCCTGGTGGCAGTCTTCGCGGACGAATTCCTTGTGCAAAAGGAAGAAGCTCTTCCTGCCCCGCCTAAAGTCTGA